The genomic DNA CGCGATCGTCGCGTGCGGCGTGAACTCGTGATCGGCGGGATCGAACCCCGTCTCGACGGTCCAATCCTCGATCGCCTCGTGGAGTCTGGCAAGCTCGTCGCCACCCTCGCGGACGCCGATCCAGAGCACGCGGATGTACTCCTCGCTCGGGAACGCACCGAATCCACCGAACGCGGCCTCGAACGGCTCGACACCCGCTTCGTCGACTGCCTCGGCCAGATTCTCCCGGAGGTCCGATACTCGATCCGCCTCGACCTCGCCGAGGAACTTCAGCGTCACGTGGACGTTGCCGGGGTCAGTGAGTCGCACCCCACTCGCGTCGGCGATCGTTTCCTGAACGGCCGCGATCTCTTCGGCGAGCCCGTCGAGGTCGACGCTCACGAACAGTCGCATACCCAGCGTACGCGGTCGTAGCCCTTAATCGCGGTCGTCGTCTATGGACCCCCATGACCGACGACGAGCCCGAACGCTCCCCCGACAGCGAACCGAGCCGCGACGCCGACAGCGAACCGAGCCGCGACGCCGACGACCGCGACCCCCGCCCCGCATCCGACGAGCCGGTCCCAGACCCTGCCGACGACGCCGCGGGAGACCACCAGTTCTCCGAGGGACAGGGCTTTTCGGAGCCCGAGGGATTCGATCTCGACCCGCCCGAACTCTCGGTCGACCCGAGCGAGGTCGACCCCGTCGACTCGCGCGCGGTGGCCGACCTGCTCGACGAGCGCCAGCTCGGTGCCGGCGACGTGGATAGCGAGGAGCTCGTCGACGTCGGGCTGAACTACCTCCGGATCAATCGGTACGAGCAGGCGACTGAAACGCTGGAACGCGCGGCCAGATTCGCCGACGACGAACCGATCGAACAGGAGGCGTGGGTCAACAAGGGTGCGGCCCACGCCGAACTCGAAGAGTACGACGAGGCGATCGGGGCGTACCAGGAAGCCCTCCGGATCGACGACCGGAGCGAACACGCCGCGAGCGCCGAGACCAACCTCGCCTCCGCGCTCTGGGAGGCCGGCCGGACCGAACAGGCCTTGGAACACGCCGAACGCGCGGTCGAGATCGACGCGCGCTTCCCGCAAGCGTGGTTCAATCGCGGGTTCTTCCTGCTCGAACGCGGGCTCGCGAGCGAGGCGCTCGACGCGTTCGACAACGCGATCCGGCTCGGCTTCCGGAACGCCGAGGTCATCGAAGAGAAAGCCCGCGCCCTGGAGGAGGTCGGCAAGGACGAGCGTGCGGAGGAACTCGCCGCGGAGGCCCGCGAACTCCGCGAGGAGGCGGAGGAGGAGCTCGTCCGTGATCGTCAACGAGCGTGAGACGCCCGAGGGCCGTCTGGTCTCGGTCTGCGATCCGGAGGTACTCGGCGAGACCTTCGCAAACGGCGAGATCGACTTCGAAGTGAACGAGGAGTTCTACGACGGCCAGCCCGCCGACGAGGAGGAGGTAGTGGCGAGTCTCGCGGGTGCGAGGGTGGCGAACATCGTCGGCAACGACGCCGTGGCACTCGCGGTCGAGCACGGGTTCGTCGACGAGGAGAGCGTGCTCGACCTCGGCGAGACCCGCCACGCCCAACTGCTGCGCTTGGAGTGAATCGCGTCGACTACTCGTCGACGAGCCCGCCGAACTCCTCGATCGGGACGCCCTCCATCGAATCCATGTCGAGGCCGTGGCGCTCGGCGGCCAGCGAGACCTCGAACACCGACTCGCGGTCGGGGGCCTCGAACACCACGAGGAAATCGTATCGCCCGAGCAGCGCGTAGGTCTCCTGGAGTTCGGCCTCGACCTCCTCCAGCTCGATGTTGATGTCGCCCCAGAGCGAGGCGAGTTCTTGGAGGTCCTGAAACTCACCGTCGACGACTTCGACGAGCGCAACCCAGGTCTGCATGGCCGGCGTTCCGCTCGCGGCAACTAAAACCGTTCCGGCCGAGCATATCACTAGACGGCTCGTCGGATGGTTTCGGCCGTCCGTGCTGCACAAAAGCCGGGGCTTGCAGATGCCGACGGGGAGCTTTACCCGTTCGCGTCCGGTGTAGTTCCATGAGCTACTCCACAACTGCTGGTTGGTCGCTGTTCACCTCCGGTATCGTCACGCTGCTGTTGGTCTGGGTCCCCGGCGATTCGCTGTACTGGGGTATCGCGCTGCTCGTGCTTGGTCTACTGGTGATGTCGCGCCGCGTCGTCTGAGCGCCACGAACGCGCGACTGACCGAAGGAATGTTCCCCCTCCGGACCGTACGCAGCGTCAATGAGCAGTCAGACCGCCGAACCGCTCGATGTCGAACGGATTCGGGGCGAGTTCCCGATCCTCGAACGCGAGGTGGGTGACGGCCAGCGCCTCGCGTATCTCGACAACGCCGCTACGAGCCAGACGCCCGATCGCGTGATCGACGCGATGAGCGATTACTACCGGGGCACCAACGCGAACGTCCACCGGGGCATCCACCACCTGAGCCAGGAGGCCTCGATCGCGTATGAAGAAGCCCACGACCGCCTCGCCGAGTTCGTCGGAGCCTCGGGCGGCCGCGAGGAGATGATCTTCACGAAGAACACCACCGAGGGACTCAATCTCGTTGCGTACGCGTGGGGCCTGAACGAGCTCGGCGAGGGCGACGAAGTAGTCCTGACCGAGATGGAACACCACTCCTCGCTGGTGACGTGGCAGCAGATCGCCAAGCGGACCGGCGCGGACGTGCGCTACATCGGGATCGACGACGCGGGTCGCCTCGACATGGACCACGCCCGCGAGGTGATCGGTCCCGACACCGAGATGGTCTCGGTAACCCACGTCTCGAACACCCTTGGCACGATCAACCCGATCGCCGACCTCGCCGACCTCGCCCACGACCACGACAGCTACATTTTCGCCGACGGTGCCCAGGCTGTGCCGCACCAGTCCGTCGACGTCGAGGCGCTCGACGTGGATTTCTACGCCTTCTCGGGCCATAAGATGTGCGGCCCGACGGGGATCGGCGGGCTCTACGGCAAGAAAGCGATCCTCGAAGCGATGGAGCCGTTCATGTACGGCGGCGGGATGGTCCGGAAGGTCGAGTTCGAGAAGACCACGTGGGCCGACCTGCCGTGGAAGTACGAGGCGGGCACGCCGCTGATCGCCGAGGGGATCGCGCTCGCCGAGGCCGCCGATTATCTCGACGAGATCGGTCTCGATCGGATCGATCGCCACGAGCGCGAGCTCGCCGATTACGCGGTGGAGCGGTTGAACGAGTTCGACGACATCGAGATCTACGGCCCGCCGGCCGGCGAGCGTGCGGGCCTCGTTTCGTTCAATCTCGACGGCGTCCACGCCCACGACCTCGCGAGCATCATGAACGATCACGGCGTCGCGATCCGGCCCGGCGACCACTGCACCCAGCCGCTTCACGACGTGCTCGGCACGGCGGCCTCCGCCCGTGCCTCGTTCTATCTCTACAACACGAAAAGCGAGGTCGACACCCTTGTCGAGGCCATCGACGACGCCAGGCAGCTGTTCGCGTAGGCTGCTACGGCTCACTCGATCGATTACCGTCCGCACTCGATCCGAACGAGTATCGAACGCGGTCTCGGGAACGACCTGTCCGGGGTCGGGAGTCGCGAACGGCCGGGAATCGAATGGCGGGTACAACCGTCCCGTTCCGAGATGTTGGGAACGACCGGGACGCCTATACCGGCTCCGGGAAAAACGGTAGCAACGACGGACATGACTCTCGCTGCTCTCCGAACGGCCGACACGGTCGACGCTACCTGACATGAGCGATCGACACGTCGGTTCGAGCCGCCTGCCACTCATCCCGTCGCATACCGATCCGACCGACTCGGCCACCGACCTGGCCCGCTGGTCGACCGACGAGCCGGACGGTCCCGATCTCGAAACGGTGTTGCGATCGCTCGACGACGACAACTGTCGGGCGATCCTTCGACTGCTGGATCGCCCGAAATCCGCGAGCGAGCTCTGCGAGGCGTGTGATCTCTCCAGCTCGACGGTGTACCGAAAGCTCGAACTGCTCCGCGACGCCGCGCTCGTCCGGGAGTACACAGACGTTCGGTCCGACGGGCCGAACGTCACGCGCTACGAGCGCGATTTCACCGATGTCTCGATCACCATCACCGACGACGGGTTCACGGTGTCGGTCGCCCGGCCGGAGCGAGACGCGGAGGATCGCCTGGCATCGTTCTGGTCGGCGATGAAAGAGGAATCGTGATGGAACCGCTCGTCGCTCTGGTCGTCGTCGTCAAACTCGTCGCGCTCGTCCTCGGTGGCGTGGTCTCCGTGCTGGCGTACCGGGCCTACAGACGGACACGGATCGCCGGCCTCCAGTACTTCTCGGTGGGACTGCTCGTCATCACCCTCGGCACGGTTCTGGTCGGTGTCTTCCACCACTTCCTCGGCGTCCCGACTACGATGGGAATGCTCCTCGAAAGCGTGATCGTCTGTGCCGGGTTCGGTGTCATGATCGTCGGACTGTATGAAGGGTGACTCAGAAACGAAGTCCAGTTTCCCACGTTCTGGGAACTCCCCATTGGTCTTTATCGGTCTCCCTCGGAGGGCGTTGCATGACCGACGCTTTGCCCTCCGTTAGCCGCTCCGCATCCGGCGCGACCACAGTCGGTGGTACCGGGAACCGATGAAATCGGGACTGTCGTCTCGATACGCGGACGTTCTCGCCTCGCGAAGCAAGCTGGTGATCGCGCTCTTGCTCGTCCTTACCGCCGTCGTCGGTGCGGGCGCGATCGTCGGCACGACCGGCCAGGGATCGATCGGCCAGGCCGCGATCGACTCACCCGAACAGGCCGCACTCGACCGGATCGACGCGACTTACGACACGGACGAGGCGGTGGTCGCACAGGTCGTCGTCAGGGACGAAGGTGGCGACGTCCTCACCCGCGACTCACTGCTCGAAAGTCTGCGACTCCAGCAGGAACTCCGCACGAACGCGTCGATCAACGCGACGCTCCAGAACGGAACCGGTGTGGTCGGCATCGAGAACGCCGTCGCGACCGCCGCATTCGCCCAGAACGCCAGCGAGCGCACCAACGCACCGAACACCAACGCGTCGGGTGCCAACGAATCGAGCGCCGACGCGTCGAATGCCAGCGCTGGCGCGGATTCGGGCGCGAGCAACGCCACCACCGCAGCGGCGGCGGGCGGGACCGGCCAGCCGCGGGCTCCGACGCTCGACCAGCAGATCGCGGCGCTCGAATCGCGCTCCGACGAGCAGGTTGAGGCGCTGCTCGGTCGGCTTCTCGACTCGAACGCGACCGCTCCGGGCGGCGATCCAACCCAGTTCCTGCCCTCGGACTACGAGCCGGGGACGACGCAGGCCGACGCGCGGAGCACGCTCGTCTTCCAGCAGAACCCGGAGACATCGGGAACGACCGAGGGAGCGGTCTACGACGCCCAGGTGGCGATCGAGTCGCGGGTCGAGGCGCGCTTTGCCGACGCGTTCGTCTTCGGGCCGGGTATCATCGACGCGGAGACCTCCCAGGCCATCGGCGACACGTTCACGATCATCACGCCCGTCGCGCTCGTGCTCCTGTTGACCGTTCTCACGATCGCCTACCGTGACGTGGTGGATGTCCTCGTGAGCCTCTTCGGGGTCGCCGTCGTGCTGGTCTGGTACGCCGGCATTCAGGGCTGGCTCGGCATCGCGATGAACTCGATCCTGATCGCCGTTCCCTTCCTGCTCATCGGCCTGAGCATCGACTACTCGCTGCACGTCATCATGCGCTACCGCGAGGCGCGCGAGGGGGTGCTCGACACCGATGACGGGAGTGCAGCGCGGCGAGATCCCATCACAGCGATGCGTCTCGGGATCGGCGGCGTCGTGCTCGCGCTGGCTACCGCAGCGTTCTCGACGGCTGTCGGTTTCCTCTCGAACTACGTCAGCCCGCTTGGCTCGATTCAGGACTTCGCCGTCCTGAGCGGTGTCGGCATCGTCGCCATCTTCCTCGTCTTCGCGGCGCTCGTGCCGGCGGTCAAACTCGAACTCGAACGCTTCTTCGATCGGCGCGGCCGCGACCGCGAGAAGAGCGCCTTCGGCGTCGGCTCGGGGCTGGTCAACCGTGCTCTCGCTGGGAGCGCCACGCTCGCACGGCGTGCCCCCGTCGTCGTCATCGCCGTCGCGCTGGTGCTCGCCGCCGGTGGCGCGTACGGTGGGACGACCATCGACACGGAGTTCAATCAGGCCGATTTCCTCCCTCAGGATGCCCCGGAATGGATGGACTCGCTCCCGGATCCCTTCGCGCCCGGCGACTACGAGGTGAGTCAAAATCTCAATTACCTGAGCGAGAACTTCCAGCAGCGCGGGCAGGGATCGACGGGACAGGTGCTGATACGCGGGGACGTGACGGCACCGGCGCTCCTCACCGCGGCCGAGAACGTGACCCGGACGACCGAGGGCGGCACGATCGTCGTCGATCCCGACGGACGGGCCGCCATCGAAAGCCCAGCGTCCGTGCTTCGAACCGTTGCCGCC from Halococcus saccharolyticus DSM 5350 includes the following:
- the thpR gene encoding RNA 2',3'-cyclic phosphodiesterase, encoding MRLFVSVDLDGLAEEIAAVQETIADASGVRLTDPGNVHVTLKFLGEVEADRVSDLRENLAEAVDEAGVEPFEAAFGGFGAFPSEEYIRVLWIGVREGGDELARLHEAIEDWTVETGFDPADHEFTPHATIARMDHAGGKDRVQRALREDDPTVGTLDIGEVRLTESVLADDGPEYTTVERFAL
- a CDS encoding tetratricopeptide repeat protein, producing MTDDEPERSPDSEPSRDADSEPSRDADDRDPRPASDEPVPDPADDAAGDHQFSEGQGFSEPEGFDLDPPELSVDPSEVDPVDSRAVADLLDERQLGAGDVDSEELVDVGLNYLRINRYEQATETLERAARFADDEPIEQEAWVNKGAAHAELEEYDEAIGAYQEALRIDDRSEHAASAETNLASALWEAGRTEQALEHAERAVEIDARFPQAWFNRGFFLLERGLASEALDAFDNAIRLGFRNAEVIEEKARALEEVGKDERAEELAAEARELREEAEEELVRDRQRA
- a CDS encoding DUF424 domain-containing protein, translated to MIVNERETPEGRLVSVCDPEVLGETFANGEIDFEVNEEFYDGQPADEEEVVASLAGARVANIVGNDAVALAVEHGFVDEESVLDLGETRHAQLLRLE
- a CDS encoding GYD domain-containing protein, with translation MQTWVALVEVVDGEFQDLQELASLWGDINIELEEVEAELQETYALLGRYDFLVVFEAPDRESVFEVSLAAERHGLDMDSMEGVPIEEFGGLVDE
- a CDS encoding aminotransferase class V-fold PLP-dependent enzyme gives rise to the protein MSSQTAEPLDVERIRGEFPILEREVGDGQRLAYLDNAATSQTPDRVIDAMSDYYRGTNANVHRGIHHLSQEASIAYEEAHDRLAEFVGASGGREEMIFTKNTTEGLNLVAYAWGLNELGEGDEVVLTEMEHHSSLVTWQQIAKRTGADVRYIGIDDAGRLDMDHAREVIGPDTEMVSVTHVSNTLGTINPIADLADLAHDHDSYIFADGAQAVPHQSVDVEALDVDFYAFSGHKMCGPTGIGGLYGKKAILEAMEPFMYGGGMVRKVEFEKTTWADLPWKYEAGTPLIAEGIALAEAADYLDEIGLDRIDRHERELADYAVERLNEFDDIEIYGPPAGERAGLVSFNLDGVHAHDLASIMNDHGVAIRPGDHCTQPLHDVLGTAASARASFYLYNTKSEVDTLVEAIDDARQLFA
- a CDS encoding winged helix-turn-helix domain-containing protein; amino-acid sequence: MSDRHVGSSRLPLIPSHTDPTDSATDLARWSTDEPDGPDLETVLRSLDDDNCRAILRLLDRPKSASELCEACDLSSSTVYRKLELLRDAALVREYTDVRSDGPNVTRYERDFTDVSITITDDGFTVSVARPERDAEDRLASFWSAMKEES
- a CDS encoding DUF7521 family protein; protein product: MEPLVALVVVVKLVALVLGGVVSVLAYRAYRRTRIAGLQYFSVGLLVITLGTVLVGVFHHFLGVPTTMGMLLESVIVCAGFGVMIVGLYEG
- a CDS encoding efflux RND transporter permease subunit; protein product: MKSGLSSRYADVLASRSKLVIALLLVLTAVVGAGAIVGTTGQGSIGQAAIDSPEQAALDRIDATYDTDEAVVAQVVVRDEGGDVLTRDSLLESLRLQQELRTNASINATLQNGTGVVGIENAVATAAFAQNASERTNAPNTNASGANESSADASNASAGADSGASNATTAAAAGGTGQPRAPTLDQQIAALESRSDEQVEALLGRLLDSNATAPGGDPTQFLPSDYEPGTTQADARSTLVFQQNPETSGTTEGAVYDAQVAIESRVEARFADAFVFGPGIIDAETSQAIGDTFTIITPVALVLLLTVLTIAYRDVVDVLVSLFGVAVVLVWYAGIQGWLGIAMNSILIAVPFLLIGLSIDYSLHVIMRYREAREGVLDTDDGSAARRDPITAMRLGIGGVVLALATAAFSTAVGFLSNYVSPLGSIQDFAVLSGVGIVAIFLVFAALVPAVKLELERFFDRRGRDREKSAFGVGSGLVNRALAGSATLARRAPVVVIAVALVLAAGGAYGGTTIDTEFNQADFLPQDAPEWMDSLPDPFAPGDYEVSQNLNYLSENFQQRGQGSTGQVLIRGDVTAPALLTAAENVTRTTEGGTIVVDPDGRAAIESPASVLRTVAAENETVAGAIETRDTDGDGLPDRNVAAVYDRLFDAAPDRASSVLYRAENGSYASARLTVGVQGNASSQSVAGDVRDVAASIEANAPVRAIATGGPVITGVVQTALLETLIEGFAITLGVILALLVGLYWWRHRAPGLGVVTLAPVVVALAWLLGTMAALGLPFNSETAVVTSLAIGLGVDYSIHLGERFVDERSRHDSLADALSAALTGTGGALLGSAVTTAAGFGVLALALSPPLRRFGIVTGLSIVYAFVACVTVLPALLVLRERLVARLA